Proteins encoded within one genomic window of candidate division WOR-3 bacterium:
- a CDS encoding V-type ATP synthase subunit K, with amino-acid sequence MVDPLGLAIAITGCGLAALMAGIGSAIGIGLASQVANGVLSEDPGKFGSLFILVVLPGTQGFYGFLAAFLGIMKLGLLGNPVPITLGQGLQMFGACLPVAFAGLLSAIWQGKVCASGCELVAKRPTESVKAIIYGAMVETYAVLGLLVTIFLQMGVKLG; translated from the coding sequence ATGGTTGACCCTTTAGGTTTAGCAATTGCCATTACTGGTTGCGGACTTGCCGCCTTAATGGCTGGAATTGGTTCTGCAATCGGTATTGGTTTAGCATCACAAGTTGCTAACGGCGTTTTATCAGAAGACCCAGGTAAGTTCGGTAGTCTATTTATTCTTGTCGTTTTACCTGGCACCCAAGGTTTTTATGGCTTTTTAGCCGCATTTTTAGGCATAATGAAACTCGGACTTTTAGGTAATCCGGTTCCAATAACGCTTGGCCAAGGATTACAGATGTTTGGTGCGTGTTTACCTGTTGCTTTTGCTGGCTTATTATCCGCAATCTGGCAGGGAAAAGTTTGTGCTTCAGGATGCGAACTGGTTGCCAAAAGACCAACCGAATCAGTAAAAGCAATTATTTATGGTGCTATGGTCGAAACTTATGCCGTGCTTGGATTACTGGTTACAATTTTCTTGCAAATGGGTGTTAAATTAGGTTAA
- a CDS encoding GxxExxY protein, whose protein sequence is MKIATERTENTEKYKNFYESSLTEKIIQAAIEVHKNLGPGFLETIYEQALLREFSLNGIKYESQKLIDIFYKHEKVGEHRIDLIVEGKVIVELKSTRSFEAIHRAQVLSYLKATNIRLGLLINFGKTKIDIERIIL, encoded by the coding sequence ATGAAAATAGCCACTGAACGCACTGAAAACACTGAAAAATATAAGAATTTTTATGAATCATCACTCACAGAAAAAATAATACAAGCAGCAATCGAAGTTCATAAGAATTTAGGTCCCGGTTTTTTAGAAACCATCTACGAACAGGCTTTACTCCGAGAATTTTCTCTAAATGGAATAAAATATGAATCTCAAAAGTTAATTGATATATTTTATAAACACGAAAAGGTTGGCGAACATCGCATCGATTTAATTGTTGAAGGAAAAGTAATTGTTGAATTAAAATCAACAAGATCTTTTGAGGCTATTCATCGTGCACAAGTACTTTCATATCTAAAGGCAACTAATATTCGGCTCGGGTTATTGATAAATTTTGGTAAAACAAAGATTGACATTGAAAGGATAATTTTATAA
- a CDS encoding V-type ATP synthase subunit I yields the protein MAIAPVKKILIAVHKSEEKIFLDRLQELGILHIVHKAENQESIPKTTLQDSLNEIASAIEYLNNFTEKPSFLSGIATTKTEITSTEYLSLAQRYDINRTLNRIKQLRQKISILSNQQKTLLTEINILQPWQNLRYNLTEIYTTRNTEIILGQFSTQIAYLQTQDALKDLPVYIEIVHQEQEILYAIIAYPKEIKETIRPLLTKFEIIDLSKFQGYPQNIINDLSEQINVVEKDIEATKDEVLKLVSELPKLQILYDYYYNLKSQEEVLPLLQKTNEVIFIEGWIKQKDFKKLEEVINSFKTAVMTLIVPNEGEEPPVALENRSIFKPFEIILELYTMPKPIELDPTPLLAPFFAVFFALCLTDAGYGIILLILALLLLKKMKTASKFLTLLAICGGFTIFAGAITGGWFGDIVDKLGLQFLVKFRDQLLLFDPIKNPMPFFILSIVLGYIHLNYGILIEIYDSFRQKNWQTAVFEQLPWLLFLNGLIIYVFTGRFLPITTKPFAMLIILMSMATIIAFTRRIQKLMLHQTLWAIIFLGGLIFLGAKFNLFVLPRAYLSWNLGKYLILIGLIALSILSLISQISQKKTFILPIIIFVILISSLIGYFVFKLSIVLFLIISVIYIMLSADNRKLIKNIIWGLYNLYGATSFLGIVLSYIRLMALGMVTAGIAMAINTIAWMVIKIPIIGIVLAIIFMLFGHAYNLAINILGAFVHSLRLNYVEFFPRFFTGGGEKFSPFQRQTKYVTIK from the coding sequence ATGGCAATCGCACCTGTTAAAAAAATCCTAATTGCTGTCCACAAATCCGAAGAGAAAATTTTCTTGGACCGATTACAAGAATTGGGCATTTTACATATCGTGCATAAAGCTGAGAACCAAGAAAGTATCCCCAAAACAACACTACAAGATAGTTTGAATGAAATCGCTTCGGCGATTGAATATCTAAATAACTTCACGGAAAAACCCTCTTTTTTATCAGGCATAGCCACAACTAAAACTGAAATTACTTCAACTGAATATCTTTCTCTTGCTCAGAGATACGATATAAATCGAACCCTAAACAGAATCAAACAACTTCGTCAAAAAATTTCAATTCTCTCAAATCAACAGAAGACACTGTTGACAGAAATTAATATTCTTCAGCCGTGGCAGAACTTGAGATACAATCTTACTGAAATTTACACAACTCGTAACACAGAAATAATCCTTGGTCAATTTTCCACTCAAATTGCCTATCTTCAAACCCAAGACGCCTTAAAAGATTTACCCGTATACATTGAAATTGTCCACCAAGAGCAAGAAATCCTTTACGCGATTATTGCTTATCCTAAAGAAATTAAAGAAACCATCAGACCTTTACTTACCAAATTTGAAATAATTGATTTAAGTAAATTCCAAGGATACCCACAAAATATTATTAATGACCTCAGCGAACAAATCAATGTTGTAGAAAAAGACATCGAAGCGACAAAAGATGAGGTATTGAAATTAGTCTCAGAATTACCAAAATTGCAAATCTTATATGACTATTACTATAATCTCAAGTCGCAAGAGGAAGTCTTACCCCTTCTACAAAAAACTAATGAAGTAATCTTTATTGAAGGATGGATAAAACAAAAAGATTTTAAGAAATTAGAGGAAGTTATTAATTCATTTAAGACTGCAGTCATGACATTGATTGTGCCCAACGAAGGTGAAGAGCCACCGGTTGCATTAGAAAATCGAAGTATTTTTAAGCCATTTGAAATAATTCTTGAACTCTATACAATGCCTAAACCTATAGAACTTGACCCAACACCCTTATTAGCACCCTTCTTTGCCGTCTTCTTTGCATTATGCTTAACTGATGCAGGTTATGGTATTATCCTTTTAATATTAGCATTACTTCTACTAAAAAAAATGAAAACTGCAAGTAAGTTTTTAACATTACTGGCAATTTGTGGTGGTTTTACCATCTTTGCTGGTGCCATCACGGGCGGTTGGTTTGGAGATATTGTTGATAAACTCGGATTACAATTTTTAGTCAAATTCCGAGACCAATTATTGCTCTTTGACCCAATTAAAAATCCAATGCCATTCTTCATTCTCTCAATTGTTCTCGGTTATATTCATCTTAATTATGGTATCTTAATTGAAATCTACGATTCTTTTCGACAGAAAAATTGGCAAACTGCGGTATTTGAACAATTACCTTGGCTTCTATTTCTGAACGGACTAATTATCTATGTCTTTACAGGTAGATTTTTACCCATCACAACCAAGCCATTCGCTATGCTTATTATTCTTATGTCAATGGCAACTATTATTGCTTTTACTCGACGGATTCAAAAGTTGATGTTACATCAAACCCTGTGGGCAATTATCTTTCTTGGTGGTTTAATCTTTCTTGGTGCTAAATTCAATCTTTTTGTCCTTCCCCGTGCTTATTTAAGTTGGAATCTGGGTAAATATCTCATACTAATCGGACTAATTGCCCTTTCCATATTATCATTAATTTCGCAAATATCTCAAAAGAAAACTTTTATACTTCCAATAATTATCTTTGTCATACTAATCTCATCCCTTATCGGCTATTTTGTATTTAAGTTATCAATTGTCTTATTTCTAATAATCTCGGTAATATACATAATGCTTTCAGCAGACAATCGCAAACTGATAAAGAATATTATTTGGGGATTATATAACCTTTATGGTGCCACAAGTTTTTTAGGCATTGTCTTATCTTATATTCGTTTAATGGCATTAGGCATGGTAACTGCTGGCATTGCTATGGCGATTAATACTATTGCTTGGATGGTGATTAAAATTCCAATTATCGGTATAGTTCTCGCTATAATTTTTATGCTCTTTGGTCATGCTTATAATCTTGCGATAAATATATTAGGTGCATTTGTTCATTCCTTGCGATTAAATTATGTCGAATTTTTCCCAAGATTCTTTACTGGTGGTGGTGAAAAATTCTCACCCTTCCAAAGACAAACCAAATATGTTACAATTAAATAG
- a CDS encoding DUF4438 domain-containing protein — MIKTNINKLITISVIGQISSPTRRQNYRLTHQGEATVFPGTGGITYNVKVGDLVFGWVGDHIEPGVSVKNKDENENRALNVYTCIGNTAYVISGAAKGKKGIVTGKHGGIEHILVWFSKEVIEKLVIGDQIQIRACGQGLQVFDLPDVKFFNLDPNLFLKINPKIKNGYIEFPVTHILPPTIMGSGLGSETVASGDYDITTQDPETIKQLGLDRLRFGDIVYLENTDNTFGRCYKKGAGSVGIVVHSDCVIAGHGPGVTTIATSVKGKIKPIINKNANIAYYLNLK, encoded by the coding sequence ATGATAAAAACAAATATTAACAAACTTATCACCATATCAGTTATTGGACAAATTTCGTCTCCAACCCGTAGACAAAATTATCGTCTTACGCATCAAGGCGAAGCAACGGTTTTTCCGGGCACAGGTGGCATAACTTATAATGTCAAGGTTGGTGATTTGGTCTTTGGTTGGGTTGGTGACCACATTGAACCAGGTGTGTCTGTGAAAAATAAAGATGAAAACGAAAACCGAGCACTGAATGTCTATACTTGTATTGGTAATACTGCATATGTAATCTCTGGCGCAGCCAAAGGGAAAAAAGGCATTGTCACTGGAAAACACGGCGGTATCGAACATATTCTGGTTTGGTTTTCTAAAGAAGTTATTGAAAAACTTGTCATTGGCGACCAGATTCAAATTCGTGCTTGCGGTCAAGGATTGCAAGTCTTTGATTTACCTGATGTGAAATTCTTTAACCTTGACCCGAATCTCTTCTTAAAAATTAATCCGAAAATAAAAAATGGTTACATTGAATTTCCTGTGACCCATATTTTACCACCGACGATTATGGGTTCAGGCTTAGGTAGCGAAACTGTAGCATCAGGTGATTATGACATTACAACTCAAGACCCGGAGACAATTAAACAACTGGGGTTAGATAGACTCCGTTTCGGTGATATTGTTTATTTAGAAAATACAGATAATACTTTTGGTCGATGTTATAAAAAAGGCGCTGGTTCAGTTGGTATTGTGGTCCATTCAGACTGTGTGATTGCTGGTCATGGTCCTGGAGTTACCACGATTGCGACATCAGTAAAAGGTAAAATTAAACCAATAATAAATAAAAATGCGAATATTGCTTATTATTTAAACTTAAAGTGA